From the genome of Cyanobacterium sp. Dongsha4, one region includes:
- a CDS encoding helix-turn-helix transcriptional regulator — MKGKNQLEKKRKERLGKEYEAISEGQIAEKERQPKGSLTITLVGENTFSNIPNDAENIISDVNDSILLLEAIAAINPNITNSILSVLDAKKTALLMLDDEGKKEAVISSAKILTRKALLDIALGANKGINTEDVKLILEGIKKHFPEVRLPKLTKKSKPRISNKAFKLSTIEPTPNHFTCTDILTLLIKPLEFTAKADYVQTTKNHQNKKVRGYTALKIPKPEKVKIGDFSFTVLKCFDWKDRKILRLIFTEAVHHKETFPISLKWVLEQIGELKTGGKTLNEKLEDLKSRFIRYRNVILNWEYRSGKKIDESEGGIFILNWGSYYTKPNDIIIEDLFLGKWFQINKDIIKEFTRIPQKLISINTTYHWIGYAIAEKMCILLRINKEDILAKKSAYRVPIKLSIKSLLDEILIELEIREALAEKLKGSRLKLRILDEIKFLESHLGWQFELIGVKDNQSFKDFYSSTSFICHVDPELESQILGEKQIKEIKPKSKIPLTIEGDLVKALRKNLKMTQETLAKYLGYDRTLISKIERGSEIASEEFINNLYQKFTSEIEKIKK; from the coding sequence ATGAAAGGGAAAAATCAATTAGAAAAAAAGAGAAAAGAGCGATTAGGAAAGGAATACGAGGCTATTTCTGAGGGTCAAATAGCTGAAAAGGAAAGGCAACCTAAAGGATCACTCACCATAACTTTAGTCGGTGAAAATACCTTTAGCAACATCCCTAACGACGCTGAAAACATTATTTCAGATGTAAATGACTCTATCTTGTTACTAGAGGCGATCGCCGCAATAAACCCAAATATTACTAATTCAATCCTCTCGGTTTTGGATGCGAAAAAAACAGCATTGCTCATGCTAGATGATGAAGGAAAAAAAGAGGCTGTAATATCTAGTGCCAAAATACTAACGAGAAAAGCATTGCTAGATATAGCTTTGGGTGCAAATAAAGGCATTAACACTGAGGATGTAAAACTCATTCTTGAGGGGATTAAAAAGCATTTTCCAGAGGTGCGATTGCCTAAATTAACTAAGAAAAGTAAGCCTCGGATAAGCAATAAAGCATTTAAACTAAGTACGATCGAGCCTACCCCTAATCATTTTACCTGTACAGATATTCTTACTTTACTGATAAAACCTTTGGAATTTACCGCTAAAGCAGATTATGTACAAACAACCAAAAATCACCAAAACAAAAAAGTGAGGGGATACACAGCCTTAAAAATCCCCAAACCAGAAAAAGTAAAAATAGGTGATTTTTCTTTTACAGTCTTAAAATGTTTTGACTGGAAAGATAGAAAGATACTCCGATTAATTTTTACCGAGGCTGTACATCATAAAGAAACATTCCCTATCAGCCTTAAATGGGTATTAGAGCAAATAGGAGAGTTAAAAACTGGGGGGAAAACTTTAAATGAAAAATTAGAAGATTTAAAAAGTAGATTTATCCGTTATCGCAATGTAATCCTTAACTGGGAGTATAGATCAGGGAAAAAAATAGATGAAAGCGAGGGGGGGATTTTTATTCTTAATTGGGGTAGTTATTACACAAAACCAAATGACATAATTATTGAGGATTTATTTTTAGGTAAATGGTTTCAAATCAATAAAGACATCATTAAAGAATTTACCAGAATACCTCAAAAATTAATCAGTATTAACACTACCTACCATTGGATCGGTTATGCCATAGCTGAAAAAATGTGTATATTGCTCCGAATTAATAAAGAGGATATATTAGCGAAAAAATCAGCCTATAGAGTGCCTATCAAACTTAGCATTAAATCCCTTTTAGATGAGATTTTAATAGAGTTAGAAATAAGAGAGGCTTTAGCAGAAAAATTAAAAGGTAGTCGATTAAAGTTGAGAATCTTAGATGAAATTAAATTTTTAGAATCTCATCTAGGTTGGCAGTTTGAATTAATCGGAGTAAAAGATAACCAAAGTTTTAAAGATTTTTACAGCTCAACTTCTTTTATTTGCCACGTTGACCCTGAATTAGAAAGTCAGATTTTAGGTGAAAAACAGATTAAAGAAATTAAGCCTAAATCTAAAATACCTCTCACCATTGAAGGCGATCTCGTTAAGGCACTCCGAAAAAATCTCAAGATGACTCAAGAAACACTTGCTAAATACTTAGGATACGATCGCACCCTGATCAGCAAAATTGAGAGAGGTTCTGAGATAGCATCTGAAGAATTCATCAATAATCTATACCAAAAATTCACCTCAGAAATAGAAAAAATCAAAAAGTAA
- a CDS encoding bifunctional 3'-5' exonuclease/DNA polymerase, with amino-acid sequence MKKQPNKRELTGKRKEFLNKLKTKTNSINTKTKLTPKKHISDTNKNTISDTLICEGFGFKWFSKDVDYLVDLLRGLSFNIEDLTQFVPKKIIDLALSKLKSSEIIENKSDINNQIISDINKNEGFELTSGEAKINPQINLIDDSYKYITNDEELKRAIAPLGKEKVIGVDTETTGLNPHSDKLRLIQIASQNKPTLIIDCFKCNLELLQPLLTNDSIKIFHNAKFDIQFLMSEGLEVSQTIFDTQLAHQLVNAGKSNIKASLKAIASEYLEVDLSKEERLSDWKSDILSDSQLRYSAIDAKILLRLREILREKIISASLTRVAKIEFDCVVAVAMMEFNGMLLDVNQWQNILSEAVKRKGELSKEIQDLLPSENTLFKLDINLDSPSQLKEALNRYGINVNDTNAKTLKKLVVQYPEILKPLLEYKKVSKLISSFGDSLLKKINPITGRLHGSYWQLGSSAGRFTSSEPNLQQIPRNKEARSCFVASPNHKLVIADYSQIELRIASEVANDHTMIEAYNNGEDLHKLTASIVLNKPLDEVTKEDRQIAKSANFGLIYGASVNGFRGYAESNYGIKLSESEAKKIMDNFFKSYSGLSQWHKKTKSKIYNQGVSETRTLSDRIRYFDNASPQQILNTPIQGTGADMLKLALGRLVSALKPFNGKARILATVHDEIILEAHEDIAEDVAKTLTEVMVSSGKEFLKRVPIEADSSIGNNWADK; translated from the coding sequence ATGAAAAAACAGCCTAATAAAAGAGAGCTAACTGGAAAGAGAAAAGAGTTTTTAAACAAACTAAAGACTAAAACAAATTCAATTAATACCAAAACTAAATTAACTCCTAAAAAACATATATCAGATACCAATAAAAATACTATATCAGATACTTTAATTTGTGAAGGTTTTGGGTTTAAATGGTTTAGTAAGGATGTGGATTATTTAGTAGATTTATTGAGAGGATTAAGTTTTAATATTGAGGATTTAACCCAGTTTGTGCCTAAAAAAATAATTGACCTTGCCTTATCAAAACTCAAATCCTCAGAGATTATAGAGAATAAATCCGATATAAATAATCAGATAATATCAGATATTAATAAAAATGAGGGTTTTGAGTTAACCTCTGGTGAGGCTAAAATAAATCCCCAAATAAATCTTATTGATGATAGTTACAAATACATTACTAATGATGAAGAGTTAAAGAGAGCGATCGCACCTCTGGGAAAAGAAAAAGTTATCGGAGTTGATACCGAGACTACTGGGTTAAATCCTCACAGCGATAAATTGAGGCTGATACAGATTGCCTCACAAAATAAGCCTACCCTCATAATTGACTGTTTTAAATGCAATCTGGAGTTATTACAGCCCTTGTTAACTAATGACTCAATTAAAATTTTTCACAATGCAAAATTCGATATTCAATTTTTGATGAGTGAGGGTTTAGAAGTAAGTCAGACTATCTTTGATACTCAGTTAGCTCACCAATTAGTTAACGCTGGAAAATCTAACATAAAAGCCTCATTAAAAGCTATAGCTTCGGAGTATTTAGAAGTTGATTTAAGTAAAGAGGAGAGGTTATCAGATTGGAAGTCAGATATATTATCAGATAGTCAGTTAAGGTATAGTGCGATCGATGCTAAAATTTTACTCCGATTAAGAGAGATACTCCGAGAAAAGATAATATCAGCCTCACTAACCAGAGTTGCAAAGATAGAATTTGATTGTGTGGTAGCGGTTGCCATGATGGAATTTAACGGAATGTTATTGGATGTTAACCAGTGGCAAAATATCTTGAGTGAGGCTGTAAAAAGAAAAGGGGAGTTAAGCAAAGAGATTCAAGATTTATTACCCTCAGAAAATACATTATTCAAACTCGATATTAATTTAGATTCTCCTAGTCAACTAAAAGAAGCTCTTAACCGCTATGGGATTAACGTAAATGATACCAACGCTAAAACCCTTAAAAAGTTAGTGGTGCAATACCCAGAGATTTTAAAGCCTTTACTTGAATATAAAAAAGTGAGTAAATTAATTAGCTCATTTGGTGACTCTCTCTTAAAGAAAATTAATCCGATAACAGGTAGATTGCACGGTAGTTACTGGCAACTTGGATCAAGTGCTGGTAGGTTTACCTCAAGTGAACCTAATTTACAGCAAATACCAAGAAATAAAGAGGCTCGGAGTTGCTTTGTTGCCTCTCCTAACCACAAACTCGTTATAGCTGATTACAGTCAAATAGAATTAAGGATAGCGAGTGAGGTAGCTAACGATCACACCATGATTGAGGCTTATAACAATGGTGAGGATTTACATAAATTAACAGCCTCGATCGTACTCAATAAACCCTTAGATGAAGTGACAAAAGAAGATAGACAGATAGCAAAATCAGCTAATTTTGGGCTGATATATGGTGCTAGTGTAAATGGTTTCAGAGGTTATGCTGAAAGTAATTACGGCATTAAATTAAGTGAAAGTGAGGCTAAAAAGATTATGGATAATTTCTTTAAATCCTACTCTGGGTTATCTCAATGGCATAAAAAAACCAAGTCAAAAATTTATAATCAAGGTGTCAGTGAAACCCGTACTTTATCAGATAGAATCAGATATTTTGATAATGCCTCACCTCAGCAAATCCTTAACACTCCCATACAAGGCACTGGTGCTGATATGCTCAAACTTGCCCTCGGTAGGTTAGTATCAGCCCTTAAACCCTTCAATGGTAAGGCTCGAATACTTGCCACAGTACATGATGAGATTATTTTAGAAGCTCATGAGGATATAGCTGAGGATGTAGCTAAAACCTTAACCGAGGTAATGGTTAGCAGTGGCAAGGAATTTCTTAAACGAGTGCCTATAGAGGCTGATAGCAGTATAGGTAATAATTGGGCTGATAAATAG
- a CDS encoding DnaB-like helicase C-terminal domain-containing protein, whose translation MKNLIEQYYRLILHSEAQRFAIAIKEGNEVKYPHQSRHLTEADIIKSIEGKLSLGVMLLTDNSPYLTKSGVIDIDTSRDAKDLIEGLALAKKLKDTALECNLRAYIEFSGNRGYHLWIFVNKPITGELMQKCLRAIALKAKFEAKEVFPNHDVKETKCIKLPFTTHLKSNNRSGFIREDFNPNNPLVTLESQSELMRGFSQNDPSDIISLVNEVGSKDNPVNSEVRSKNEITDKLKSLGDHPSCIKHLLTNGAPLEVDYNQANLTLIRYCLTRGLDLTESLKLAEVMAKNTPENHPSSKDYEGKLKNFRSAFNSCDRNRDNYKFECSYVLSGVKEGEAYSKRGCVGTKCKIHFNYSENEADTPNNQNNPRYSLINALIFDAMINLSSEGKECAKSQILRECEKLEQNYLVDEDNRTISDSIRLIESEVIGYFLHNPEAILDYSDIFPNGFIAYNQINQTISDYIDYCLSLKLPSPETIEEYLEEIREKGINLVASENFKTYQDLLKEADNLEILNKSIEETEKLLNNSFNDKLTLPLEAHLAHLYESLFTEDIVSISTPSKHLNNVLNGGFMKGKLYVIGAPPASGKSTFCAWCGDYASSNGFKVVYASYEMSREQLFTASLSRISGINSALIESRKWLDETYPHRETLEMRIERGITEIAENLASNLHILECDESYTPNKLKTVCKKLKVDLLIVDYLQLLSSGDQKLDNAYQETLRVSKIATELKRLARYLNIPIIAISDINKDAYNKAISGGTLDMGALRDSFKIAHSADVILLLQSGTITVGKGNEKQQINQLDLLEKDYPEKSSYVHSLKSKYPLNSKRADTYSRLSIVKNRGGKLGVPIFRYSRALHDFEPLDFDIEINQDDCEF comes from the coding sequence ATGAAAAATTTAATAGAGCAATATTACCGATTAATATTGCACTCAGAGGCTCAAAGATTTGCTATAGCGATTAAAGAGGGTAATGAGGTTAAATACCCTCACCAGAGTAGGCACTTAACCGAGGCTGACATAATAAAATCCATTGAGGGTAAATTAAGCCTCGGAGTAATGCTTTTAACCGATAACAGCCCTTACTTAACCAAATCTGGGGTAATAGATATTGACACTTCCAGAGATGCTAAAGATTTAATTGAGGGTTTAGCCCTTGCCAAAAAGTTAAAGGATACAGCCTTAGAATGCAATTTAAGAGCCTATATTGAGTTTTCAGGTAATAGAGGTTATCATCTCTGGATTTTTGTAAATAAACCTATCACCGGTGAGTTAATGCAAAAATGTTTAAGAGCGATCGCACTAAAGGCTAAATTTGAGGCTAAAGAGGTATTCCCTAACCATGATGTTAAAGAGACTAAGTGCATTAAATTACCATTTACTACTCATTTAAAAAGTAATAATCGCTCTGGGTTTATACGAGAGGATTTTAACCCTAACAATCCTCTCGTTACCCTTGAGAGTCAATCGGAGTTAATGAGAGGATTTAGCCAAAATGATCCGAGTGATATTATCAGCCTCGTTAATGAGGTAGGGAGTAAAGATAACCCCGTTAACTCCGAGGTTAGGAGTAAAAATGAGATTACCGATAAATTAAAATCTCTGGGGGATCATCCTAGCTGTATAAAGCACTTACTAACTAATGGTGCGCCGCTAGAAGTCGATTATAACCAAGCAAATTTAACTTTAATTCGGTATTGCCTAACCAGAGGATTAGACTTAACCGAGTCTCTCAAACTTGCTGAGGTTATGGCAAAAAATACCCCAGAGAATCACCCCAGTAGCAAAGATTATGAGGGTAAACTTAAGAATTTTCGGAGTGCTTTTAATTCGTGCGATCGCAACCGAGATAATTATAAATTCGAGTGTAGCTATGTTTTATCTGGGGTAAAGGAAGGTGAGGCTTATTCAAAGAGAGGCTGTGTAGGCACAAAATGCAAAATTCATTTTAATTACTCCGAGAATGAGGCTGATACTCCTAACAATCAAAATAACCCTCGTTACAGCCTCATAAATGCCCTTATTTTTGACGCAATGATAAATCTATCGAGTGAGGGTAAAGAGTGCGCAAAATCGCAAATACTCCGAGAATGCGAAAAGTTAGAACAAAATTACCTAGTTGATGAAGACAATAGGACTATATCAGATAGTATCAGATTAATAGAAAGCGAGGTTATAGGTTACTTCTTACACAACCCAGAAGCAATATTAGATTACTCCGATATTTTCCCTAATGGGTTTATTGCCTATAATCAGATTAATCAGACAATATCAGATTATATTGATTATTGTCTCTCGTTAAAATTACCCTCACCAGAGACTATTGAGGAATATTTAGAGGAGATTAGAGAAAAGGGTATTAATTTAGTTGCCTCGGAAAACTTTAAAACCTATCAGGATTTACTTAAAGAGGCTGATAATTTAGAAATATTAAATAAATCTATAGAGGAAACAGAAAAATTATTAAATAATAGTTTTAACGATAAATTAACTTTACCTTTAGAAGCGCATTTAGCTCATTTATATGAGTCTTTATTTACTGAGGATATAGTTAGTATATCAACACCTTCAAAACACCTAAATAACGTTTTAAATGGTGGTTTCATGAAGGGTAAATTATATGTTATCGGTGCGCCCCCAGCTAGTGGTAAATCAACTTTTTGTGCTTGGTGTGGTGATTATGCCTCAAGTAATGGTTTTAAAGTAGTTTACGCCTCTTATGAGATGAGTAGAGAGCAATTATTTACAGCCTCTTTATCTCGAATTTCTGGTATTAATTCGGCATTAATAGAAAGTAGAAAATGGCTAGATGAAACTTATCCTCATCGAGAAACTTTAGAAATGAGAATTGAGAGAGGAATTACAGAAATAGCTGAAAATTTAGCCTCTAATTTACACATTTTAGAATGCGATGAGAGTTATACTCCTAACAAACTTAAAACGGTATGTAAAAAATTAAAGGTTGATTTGCTAATAGTGGATTATTTACAGCTATTAAGTAGTGGGGATCAGAAACTAGATAATGCTTATCAGGAAACTTTAAGAGTAAGTAAAATTGCTACTGAATTAAAGAGATTAGCAAGGTATTTAAACATACCCATTATTGCCATATCTGACATTAATAAAGATGCTTATAACAAGGCAATTTCTGGCGGTACTTTGGACATGGGCGCACTCCGTGACTCATTTAAAATAGCTCATAGTGCTGATGTGATTTTACTACTTCAATCAGGTACAATTACGGTAGGAAAAGGTAACGAAAAGCAACAAATAAATCAACTAGATTTATTGGAAAAAGATTACCCAGAAAAAAGCTCTTATGTGCATAGTTTAAAAAGTAAATATCCCCTTAACAGTAAAAGGGCTGATACATACTCAAGACTAAGTATAGTAAAGAATAGAGGCGGAAAATTAGGAGTACCTATATTCAGATATTCCAGAGCCTTACACGATTTTGAGCCGTTGGATTTTGATATTGAAATTAATCAAGACGATTGCGAATTTTAG
- a CDS encoding tyrosine-type recombinase/integrase, whose product MTLLTIASQVGILPLSQPLNDVYSGLIASCHKKTTQSTYKQGIKHFCNYLLTGAIAKGVKVNLSEYQIKSVISDYLKLTAKTANAYLGAYRNAMIEADYTPNSINVKIASVKALVKYAFDYEQCSFLLDKVKTITPEVYRDTKGTSPENIKAILALPDLTSVKGKRDYAILRLLWDCALRRGEIASLSIEDFNSKEGTLKIKGKGRMSKETIYLSAKTIDAIEAWLDVRYQPLPHYPLFISLDNATNGHRLSTKSIYRIVKKYSSEIPEGKILSPHQVRHSSITAVLDASNGNVRLAQKLSRHKNLDVLTRYDDNRVALQREAVNLLSTLA is encoded by the coding sequence ATGACACTTTTAACTATTGCCTCTCAAGTAGGGATACTCCCATTATCTCAGCCCTTAAATGATGTTTATAGCGGTTTAATTGCCTCTTGCCATAAGAAAACTACCCAAAGCACCTACAAGCAAGGTATTAAGCATTTTTGTAATTATCTTTTAACGGGTGCGATCGCAAAGGGTGTTAAGGTTAATCTCTCGGAGTATCAGATTAAATCGGTTATATCAGATTATTTAAAGTTAACTGCTAAAACTGCTAATGCTTACCTCGGTGCTTATCGCAATGCAATGATTGAGGCTGATTACACACCTAACTCTATTAACGTCAAGATTGCTTCGGTTAAGGCATTGGTAAAGTACGCTTTTGATTATGAGCAATGTAGCTTTTTACTGGATAAGGTAAAAACCATTACCCCAGAGGTTTACAGAGACACTAAAGGCACATCCCCAGAAAATATTAAAGCGATTTTAGCTTTACCAGATTTAACCTCAGTGAAAGGAAAAAGAGATTATGCCATATTGAGATTACTTTGGGATTGTGCCTTGAGGAGAGGAGAGATTGCCTCTCTAAGTATTGAGGATTTTAACTCTAAAGAAGGCACTCTGAAGATTAAGGGTAAAGGTAGAATGAGCAAAGAGACTATTTATTTATCAGCCAAAACTATAGATGCGATCGAGGCTTGGTTAGATGTAAGGTATCAGCCTTTACCTCATTACCCTCTCTTTATCTCCTTGGATAATGCTACTAATGGTCATAGACTCTCGACAAAATCAATTTATCGCATCGTTAAGAAATACTCCTCAGAGATACCAGAGGGTAAAATATTATCTCCTCATCAAGTAAGGCACTCCTCAATAACGGCTGTATTAGATGCTAGTAACGGTAATGTTAGACTTGCTCAAAAGTTAAGCCGTCATAAAAACCTAGATGTTTTAACCCGTTACGATGATAACCGAGTAGCACTCCAAAGAGAGGCTGTTAACTTACTTTCTACCCTTGCTTAA
- a CDS encoding helix-turn-helix transcriptional regulator: MITEEKIVVTKGSDNVFEDLGFSPIQAMNLKIRTDLMIELRAFILKKGWTQSEAAQFFNETQPRISKLMNLDVTRFSVDKLINMVALTNMKINLEIS, encoded by the coding sequence ATGATTACTGAAGAAAAAATAGTAGTAACCAAAGGTAGCGATAACGTCTTTGAAGATTTAGGTTTTAGCCCTATACAGGCAATGAATTTAAAAATTAGAACTGATTTAATGATTGAATTACGGGCATTTATTTTAAAAAAAGGTTGGACTCAATCAGAAGCGGCGCAATTTTTTAATGAAACTCAACCTCGAATAAGTAAATTAATGAATCTCGATGTAACTCGGTTTAGTGTGGATAAATTAATAAACATGGTTGCTTTAACAAACATGAAAATAAACTTAGAAATTTCTTAA
- a CDS encoding type II toxin-antitoxin system RelE/ParE family toxin: protein MSDKPIQWVGTSKEDLKNFPEDARYKVGSQLRLVQKGYQPTDFKPMPTIGKGVEEIRVFTGDTYRVFYVARFPEAVYILHAFGKKTQKTSKKDIELGKKRYQQMIKIREDLEK, encoded by the coding sequence ATGTCAGATAAGCCGATCCAGTGGGTTGGAACTTCTAAAGAGGATTTAAAAAATTTTCCAGAGGATGCTAGATATAAAGTTGGTTCGCAACTAAGATTAGTCCAAAAAGGGTATCAGCCAACAGACTTTAAACCTATGCCTACTATTGGTAAAGGTGTTGAGGAAATTAGAGTTTTTACGGGGGATACTTATAGGGTCTTTTATGTAGCAAGGTTTCCAGAAGCGGTTTATATACTCCATGCTTTTGGGAAAAAGACTCAAAAAACCTCAAAAAAGGATATAGAGTTAGGCAAAAAACGTTATCAGCAAATGATTAAAATTAGAGAGGATTTAGAAAAATGA
- a CDS encoding tyrosine-type recombinase/integrase — protein sequence MTNLAVASQSLITPLYQPLEDVYSGLIASHHKKTTQSTYKQGIKHFCNYLLTGAIAKGVKVNLSEYQIKSVISDYLKLDAKTANAYLGAYRNAMIEADYTPNSINVKIASVKALVKYAFDYEQCSFLLDKVKTITPEVYRDTKGTTPENIKEILALPDTLTVKGKRDYAVLRLLWDCALRRGEVASLSIEDFNPKEGTLRIKGKGKLSKETIYLSAKTIDAIEAWLDVRYQPLPHYPLFISLDNATNGHRLSTKSIYRIVKKYSSEIPEGKILSPHQVRHSSITAVLDASNGNVRLAQKLSRHKNLDVLTRYDDNRVALQQEAVNLLSTLA from the coding sequence ATGACAAATTTAGCTGTTGCGTCTCAATCGCTTATTACCCCTCTGTATCAGCCCTTAGAGGATGTCTATAGCGGTTTAATTGCTTCTCACCATAAGAAAACTACCCAAAGCACCTACAAGCAAGGTATTAAGCATTTTTGTAATTATCTTTTAACGGGTGCGATCGCAAAAGGTGTTAAGGTTAATCTCTCGGAGTATCAGATTAAATCGGTTATATCGGATTATCTTAAGTTAGATGCTAAAACTGCTAATGCTTACCTCGGTGCTTATCGCAATGCCATGATTGAGGCTGATTACACTCCTAACTCTATCAATGTCAAAATTGCTTCGGTTAAGGCATTGGTTAAGTATGCTTTTGATTATGAGCAATGTAGCTTTTTACTCGATAAGGTAAAAACCATTACCCCAGAGGTTTACAGAGATACCAAAGGCACGACACCAGAGAATATTAAAGAGATTTTAGCTTTACCTGATACTTTAACTGTTAAAGGAAAAAGAGATTATGCCGTATTGAGATTACTTTGGGATTGTGCTTTAAGACGTGGTGAGGTTGCCTCGTTAAGTATTGAGGATTTTAACCCTAAAGAAGGCACTCTGAGAATTAAGGGTAAAGGTAAATTATCCAAAGAGACTATTTATTTATCAGCTAAAACTATAGATGCGATCGAGGCTTGGTTAGATGTAAGGTATCAGCCCTTACCTCATTACCCTCTCTTTATTAGCCTTGATAATGCCACTAATGGACACCGATTAAGCACTAAAAGCATTTATCGCATCGTTAAGAAATACTCCTCAGAGATTCCAGAGGGTAAAATATTATCTCCTCACCAAGTAAGGCACTCCTCAATAACGGCTGTATTAGATGCAAGTAACGGTAATGTAAGACTTGCTCAAAAGTTAAGCCGTCATAAAAATTTAGATGTTTTAACCCGTTACGATGATAACCGAGTAGCTTTACAGCAAGAGGCTGTTAACTTACTTTCTACCCTTGCCTAA